A single Streptomyces sannanensis DNA region contains:
- a CDS encoding FtsX-like permease family protein — MTRDLLMGARFALAGGREGWIRTLLTAVGVGLGVALLLFTTSIPNALAAIDARENARNDSGAGIQSGPAADTMLVGYIDDSYGTHPHIRGRLLRPEGDRPPVPPGLARIPAPGEMVVSPALKDLLASPEGRLLKERLPYRMTGTIGDAGLVGPHELAYYAGSSTLRQDDYGVQRIREFTAMPPGEAWDPFLILLVLITFVVLLMPVAVFIAAAVRFGGDRRDRRLAALRLVGADGRMTRRIAAGEALAGALLGLLLGAGFFLVGRQWVGEVTIAGFGLFPADMSPAPALVALVAVAVPTAAVGVTLLALRGVVIEPLGVVRTVTPRRRRIWWRLLLPLMGLALLYPMTGMGRGGGRFNEWQVIGGTVLLLIGVTALLPWVVEAVVARLHSGPVSWQLAVRRLQLNSGTAARLVNGIAVAVAGAIALQMLFTSIDDDYVEHTGADPARAQLVVFADGFPADRVLKLAADIRTTEGVRSTTALARQSLGERANEPQNVMTLTIGDCTALREVGRIGADCRDGDVYVLDGGEDSAHVAQHGQPGSRVFIDAYLPDGSKKATQIAWTVPANAKRAASRPDPTGYDSGGILATPGALPRIPGVAGIYWVSVALDPGVRDAADRVRNTVAAADPMLSVSTVEATKVSNRFANVRKGLYIGAAGVLLLIGASMLVSMLEQLRDRRKLLSSLVAFGTRRTTLSCSVLWQTAVPVILGLTLASVVGLALGTVLQRMTYHPVAVDWASVASLTGLGAGVVLLVTALSLPPLWRMMRPDGLRTE, encoded by the coding sequence ATGACCCGTGACCTCCTCATGGGCGCGCGATTCGCCCTCGCCGGCGGCCGGGAGGGCTGGATACGCACCCTGCTCACCGCCGTCGGCGTCGGCCTCGGCGTCGCGCTGCTGCTGTTCACCACCTCGATCCCGAACGCCCTGGCCGCGATCGACGCCCGCGAGAACGCCCGTAACGACTCCGGGGCGGGCATCCAGTCGGGCCCGGCCGCCGACACCATGCTGGTGGGCTACATCGACGACAGTTACGGCACCCACCCGCACATCCGCGGCCGGCTGCTGCGCCCCGAGGGCGACCGGCCCCCGGTCCCGCCGGGTCTGGCCCGGATCCCGGCGCCCGGCGAGATGGTGGTCTCCCCCGCGCTGAAGGACCTGCTCGCCTCACCCGAGGGCAGACTCCTCAAGGAGCGGCTGCCCTACCGGATGACCGGCACCATCGGCGACGCCGGGCTCGTCGGCCCGCACGAACTCGCCTACTACGCGGGCAGTTCCACCCTCCGGCAGGACGACTACGGCGTGCAACGCATCAGGGAGTTCACCGCCATGCCGCCCGGGGAGGCATGGGACCCGTTCCTCATCCTGCTGGTACTGATCACCTTTGTGGTGCTGCTGATGCCGGTCGCGGTCTTCATCGCCGCCGCGGTGCGCTTCGGCGGCGACCGGCGCGACCGGAGGCTCGCCGCGCTGCGACTGGTCGGCGCGGACGGCCGGATGACCCGTCGGATCGCGGCGGGCGAGGCGCTCGCCGGTGCGCTGCTGGGGCTGCTCCTCGGCGCCGGCTTCTTCCTGGTCGGCCGACAGTGGGTGGGCGAGGTCACCATCGCCGGTTTCGGTCTCTTCCCGGCCGATATGAGCCCGGCCCCGGCGCTCGTCGCGCTGGTCGCCGTCGCGGTGCCGACCGCCGCGGTGGGGGTGACACTGCTCGCGCTGCGCGGGGTGGTCATCGAGCCGCTCGGCGTCGTACGGACCGTCACACCGCGCAGACGCCGGATCTGGTGGCGGCTGCTGCTGCCACTCATGGGCCTCGCCCTGCTGTACCCCATGACCGGCATGGGCCGCGGCGGCGGCCGGTTCAACGAGTGGCAGGTCATCGGCGGTACGGTCCTGCTGCTGATCGGGGTCACCGCGCTGCTGCCGTGGGTCGTCGAGGCCGTCGTCGCCCGGCTGCACAGCGGACCGGTGAGCTGGCAACTGGCCGTACGCAGACTCCAGTTGAACTCCGGCACCGCGGCACGTCTGGTCAACGGGATCGCCGTGGCGGTGGCCGGGGCGATCGCACTCCAGATGCTCTTCACCAGCATCGACGACGACTACGTCGAGCACACCGGCGCGGATCCCGCCCGGGCGCAGCTGGTGGTGTTCGCGGACGGGTTTCCGGCGGACCGCGTGCTGAAGCTCGCCGCGGACATCCGCACCACCGAGGGCGTACGGTCCACCACGGCGCTCGCGCGCCAGTCCCTGGGCGAACGGGCGAACGAGCCCCAGAACGTGATGACGCTGACCATCGGCGACTGCACGGCGCTGCGCGAGGTGGGCCGCATCGGTGCCGACTGCCGTGACGGCGATGTCTACGTCCTCGACGGGGGCGAGGACAGCGCACACGTCGCGCAGCACGGGCAGCCGGGCAGCCGGGTCTTCATCGACGCGTACCTCCCCGACGGCAGCAAGAAGGCCACTCAGATCGCCTGGACCGTGCCGGCGAACGCCAAGCGGGCCGCGTCCCGCCCCGACCCCACCGGCTACGACTCCGGCGGGATCCTCGCCACCCCTGGTGCTCTGCCCCGGATTCCAGGCGTGGCCGGGATCTACTGGGTTTCCGTCGCTCTGGACCCGGGTGTGCGTGACGCCGCGGACCGGGTACGCAACACCGTCGCCGCGGCAGACCCGATGCTGTCCGTCTCGACGGTCGAGGCGACGAAGGTGTCGAACCGCTTCGCGAACGTCCGCAAGGGCCTGTACATCGGTGCCGCCGGGGTGCTGCTGCTCATCGGCGCGAGCATGCTCGTCTCCATGCTGGAGCAGTTGCGCGATCGCCGGAAACTCCTGTCCTCGCTGGTCGCGTTCGGCACCCGGCGTACGACACTGAGCTGCTCGGTTCTCTGGCAGACCGCGGTCCCGGTGATCCTCGGCCTGACGCTGGCGTCCGTGGTGGGCCTGGCCCTCGGTACGGTCCTGCAGCGCATGACGTACCACCCGGTCGCCGTCGACTGGGCCTCGGTCGCATCGCTGACGGGACTCGGCGCCGGCGTGGTCCTCCTGGTGACGGCCCTCAGCCTGCCCCCGCTGTGGCGCATGATGCGCCCGGACGGCCTGCGCACGGAGTGA
- a CDS encoding ABC transporter ATP-binding protein: MTSALLSATGLHKAYGPTPALDGADFSIHPGEVVAVMGPSGSGKSTLLHCLAGIVTPDAGTITYDGRTLTAMSDAERSALRRGDFGFVFQFGQLVPELSCVENVALPLRLNGTRRKEAERRALEWMARLEVDGIGRKRPGEVSGGQGQRVAVARALATSPRVIFADEPTGALDSLNGERVMQLFTDAARDTRAAVVLVTHEARVAAYSDREIVVRDGKSRDLTVEHAA, from the coding sequence GTGACCAGTGCCCTGCTCTCCGCGACCGGCCTGCACAAGGCCTACGGCCCCACCCCGGCCCTCGACGGAGCCGACTTCTCCATCCACCCCGGCGAGGTCGTCGCCGTCATGGGGCCCTCCGGCTCCGGCAAGTCCACCCTGCTGCACTGCCTCGCCGGCATCGTCACCCCCGACGCCGGGACCATCACCTACGACGGCCGCACGCTGACCGCGATGTCCGACGCCGAGCGCAGCGCGCTGCGCCGCGGCGACTTCGGCTTCGTCTTCCAGTTCGGACAGCTCGTACCCGAGCTGAGCTGCGTCGAGAACGTCGCCCTGCCGCTGCGGCTGAACGGCACCCGGCGCAAGGAGGCCGAGCGCAGGGCGCTGGAGTGGATGGCGCGTCTGGAGGTCGACGGCATCGGCCGCAAACGCCCCGGCGAGGTGTCCGGCGGTCAGGGCCAGCGGGTCGCCGTCGCCCGCGCGCTGGCCACCTCCCCGCGGGTGATCTTCGCCGACGAGCCGACCGGCGCCCTCGACTCCCTCAACGGCGAACGCGTCATGCAACTGTTCACCGACGCCGCCCGCGACACCCGCGCCGCCGTCGTCCTCGTCACCCACGAGGCCAGGGTCGCCGCCTACTCCGACCGCGAGATCGTCGTACGCGACGGAAAGTCCCGCGACCTGACCGTGGAGCACGCCGCATGA
- a CDS encoding PadR family transcriptional regulator, with product MSIAHTLLGLLESGPRHGYDLKRAFDEKFGHDRPLAYGQVYATMSRLLKNGLVEVEAIEAGDGPERKRYAVTEAGVTDVASWLATAEKPEPYLQSTLYTKVVLALLTGRSAAQLLDTQRAEHLRLMRELTRRKQSGDLADQLICDHALFHLEADVRWLELTAARLDQLAQEVTK from the coding sequence ATGTCCATCGCCCACACCCTGCTGGGCCTTCTGGAGTCGGGGCCGCGTCATGGCTACGACCTCAAGCGGGCCTTTGACGAGAAGTTCGGCCACGACCGGCCACTGGCCTACGGGCAGGTCTACGCGACCATGTCCCGGCTGCTGAAGAACGGCCTGGTCGAGGTCGAGGCAATCGAGGCCGGCGACGGCCCCGAGCGCAAGCGGTACGCGGTCACCGAGGCCGGCGTCACCGATGTGGCGAGCTGGCTCGCCACGGCCGAGAAGCCCGAGCCGTATCTCCAGTCGACCCTCTACACCAAGGTCGTCCTCGCCCTGCTCACCGGCCGCAGCGCCGCGCAGCTGCTGGACACCCAGCGTGCCGAGCATCTGCGGCTGATGCGCGAGCTGACCCGGCGCAAGCAGTCCGGCGACCTCGCCGACCAGCTCATCTGCGACCACGCCCTGTTCCATCTGGAGGCCGATGTGCGCTGGCTGGAACTCACCGCGGCCCGCCTCGACCAACTCGCCCAGGAGGTGACCAAGTGA
- a CDS encoding transglycosylase domain-containing protein: MGRAEARRERQRGTRRAKKSGGIRRFFTWKKLLGTFLGLCLLGMAAFYVFYLLVPVPEANAQAKLQSNVYKYSNGKILARTGEVNREIVGLEKIPRDVRYTFIAAENKTFYQDSGIDLKGTARGLLKTLSGQGKAGGSTITQQYVKNYYLNQDQTISRKLKELVISLKVDQRLDKDDILAGYINTSFYGRGAYGIQAAAQAYYGIDAEKLNVAQGAYLAALLQAPSQYDWAVATPTGKKLVTERWNYVLDNMVEEGWLGKAERDSLKFPVPIPPKPAPGMEGQTGYLVKAAKQELMRQGVDEADIDAGGWTITLNIDEKKQKKLQRAVEQELTSKLDPETREVDKDVQAGAVSVDPKTGGVVALYGGQDFVKHEISNATRTDYQPASTFKPLIFASAVDNQAETQDGTPIRANTVYNGDNRRPVVDQGRKVGFAPENEDYTDYGDIDVQHAMNKSVNTVFAQMGVDVGLDKVKQTASDLGMNMDKAPAVPAMTLGAMGASPLQMAGVYATLDNHGTLVTPAIVKKAEHRERTVELKDPIGEQVISRDAADATTSVLTGVVNDGTGTNVRNRDQAVAGKTGTSDDNKSAWFTGYTPDLVTSVGLFGESADDHGKQVTLRGTAGGDRVNGGGFPAKIWAAYTFDALNGKTSEFDLETDQGAAVQPPATSTATPEESPSTSPSDKPSDEPTQGPTDEPTSGPTDQPTDQPTTGQPTDEPTAGQPTPDPTDGAGDTTGPPQGGKPSKPSKP; the protein is encoded by the coding sequence ATGGGTCGAGCAGAGGCGAGACGGGAGCGGCAGCGTGGGACGCGCCGGGCGAAGAAATCAGGCGGCATACGCCGTTTCTTCACCTGGAAGAAGCTGCTCGGCACGTTCTTGGGGCTGTGCCTGCTCGGGATGGCCGCGTTCTACGTGTTCTATCTGCTGGTCCCGGTGCCGGAGGCGAACGCCCAGGCCAAGCTCCAGAGCAATGTCTACAAGTACTCCAACGGCAAGATCCTGGCCCGTACGGGTGAGGTCAACCGGGAGATCGTAGGGCTGGAGAAGATTCCCCGCGATGTCCGGTACACGTTCATCGCGGCGGAGAACAAGACCTTTTACCAGGACTCCGGCATCGACCTGAAGGGCACCGCGCGCGGTCTGCTCAAGACCCTCTCCGGCCAGGGGAAGGCGGGTGGTTCGACGATCACTCAGCAGTACGTCAAGAACTACTACCTGAACCAGGACCAGACGATCAGCCGCAAGCTGAAGGAGCTGGTGATCTCCCTCAAGGTGGACCAGCGGCTGGACAAGGACGACATCCTCGCCGGTTACATCAACACCAGCTTCTACGGGCGCGGAGCGTACGGCATCCAGGCCGCGGCCCAGGCGTACTACGGCATCGACGCGGAGAAGCTGAACGTCGCGCAGGGCGCCTACCTCGCCGCACTGCTCCAGGCGCCGAGCCAGTACGACTGGGCGGTGGCCACGCCGACCGGCAAGAAGCTGGTCACCGAACGCTGGAACTACGTTCTCGACAACATGGTCGAGGAGGGCTGGCTCGGCAAGGCCGAGCGCGATTCCCTGAAGTTCCCGGTGCCGATCCCGCCGAAGCCCGCCCCGGGTATGGAGGGCCAGACCGGCTATCTCGTCAAGGCCGCCAAACAGGAGCTGATGCGGCAGGGCGTCGACGAGGCGGACATCGACGCGGGCGGCTGGACGATCACCCTCAACATCGACGAGAAGAAGCAGAAGAAGCTGCAGCGGGCCGTCGAGCAGGAGCTGACGAGCAAGCTCGACCCCGAGACGCGCGAGGTCGACAAGGACGTGCAGGCCGGCGCGGTCTCCGTCGACCCGAAGACGGGCGGCGTCGTAGCCCTCTACGGCGGCCAGGACTTCGTCAAGCACGAGATCAGCAACGCCACCCGCACCGACTACCAGCCCGCCTCCACCTTCAAGCCGCTGATCTTCGCCTCGGCCGTGGACAACCAGGCGGAGACCCAGGACGGCACCCCGATCCGGGCCAACACGGTCTACAACGGTGACAACCGCCGCCCGGTCGTGGACCAGGGCCGCAAGGTCGGCTTCGCCCCGGAGAACGAGGACTACACCGACTACGGCGACATCGACGTCCAGCACGCCATGAACAAGTCGGTCAACACCGTCTTCGCGCAGATGGGTGTCGACGTCGGCCTCGACAAGGTCAAGCAGACCGCCTCCGACCTCGGCATGAACATGGACAAGGCCCCGGCCGTGCCCGCCATGACCCTCGGTGCGATGGGCGCCAGCCCGCTGCAGATGGCCGGCGTCTACGCCACCCTCGACAACCACGGCACGCTGGTCACGCCCGCGATCGTGAAGAAGGCCGAACACCGCGAACGTACGGTGGAGCTCAAGGATCCGATCGGCGAGCAGGTCATCAGCCGGGACGCGGCCGACGCCACCACCTCGGTGCTGACCGGTGTGGTCAACGACGGTACGGGCACCAATGTGCGCAACCGCGACCAGGCGGTCGCCGGTAAGACCGGTACCTCCGACGACAACAAGTCGGCCTGGTTCACCGGCTACACGCCCGACCTGGTGACCTCGGTCGGCCTCTTCGGTGAATCCGCCGACGACCACGGCAAGCAGGTCACCCTGCGCGGCACGGCGGGCGGCGACCGCGTCAACGGTGGTGGCTTCCCGGCCAAGATCTGGGCGGCGTACACCTTCGACGCGCTGAACGGGAAGACGTCGGAGTTCGACCTGGAGACCGACCAGGGCGCGGCCGTCCAGCCGCCGGCCACGTCGACGGCGACCCCGGAGGAATCGCCCAGCACGTCGCCGTCGGACAAGCCGAGCGACGAACCGACACAGGGGCCGACGGACGAGCCCACCAGCGGGCCGACGGACCAGCCGACGGACCAGCCGACGACCGGGCAGCCCACGGACGAGCCGACGGCCGGCCAGCCGACGCCCGATCCGACCGACGGCGCGGGCGACACGACAGGCCCACCGCAGGGCGGGAAACCGTCGAAACCATCGAAGCCATGA
- a CDS encoding SpoIIE family protein phosphatase, with protein sequence MTEHQPTPHESRQPMAARPHERTRATTSEIPGPDAGTDGPGAPGAAAPARGPVVPTARGGAAPPDEPPAEQAATRGKAAAQGGGRSGTSATRGKAGARRRGRRRGAAARTDAAAARNAGRARGGADSEAARSGHPGGDADAGRNAGRAGSARREGDRLRFVGAATRRVARGIDLDEIVLGLCRATVPTYSDAILVHLRDPLPVGDERPVSPFVLRLRRTDRLRLVDENGVGEAALAPDEDDLTPEFELCEVRTGGELAEILRGVRPVFCDSAAARAALAELLGPDRAVPSGHRAILAPLRGRRRVIGAAVFVRGPERPPFEPDDLLVAAQLATHTALGIDKAVLYGREAYIADELQRTMLPDSLPQPTGVRLASRYLPAAETARVGGDWYDAIPLPGSRVALVVGDVMGHSMTSAAIMGQLRTTAQTLAGLDLPPQEVLHHLDEQAQRLGTDRMATCMYAVYDPVAHRITIANAGHPPPVLLHLGGRAEVLRVPPGAPIGVGGVDFEAVELDAPAGATLLLYTDGLVESRLRDVWTGIEQLRERLAATAQLTGPDHPPPLEALCDDVLDVLGPGDRDDDIALLAARFDGIAPSDVAYWFLDPEEQAPGRARRLARRALARWDLEELTDSVELLVSEVVTNAVRYASRPVTLRLLRTDVLRCEVGDDSPQLPRQRRARDTDEGGRGLFLVNRLARRWGATRLSTGKVVWFELPTRM encoded by the coding sequence GTGACGGAGCACCAGCCCACCCCCCACGAGAGCCGGCAGCCCATGGCCGCCCGGCCGCACGAACGCACCCGCGCGACGACATCCGAGATCCCCGGCCCCGACGCCGGGACGGACGGTCCCGGCGCACCCGGTGCCGCGGCGCCCGCGCGGGGCCCGGTCGTGCCCACGGCCCGCGGCGGCGCCGCACCGCCGGACGAGCCGCCCGCCGAGCAGGCCGCCACCCGCGGCAAGGCCGCCGCGCAGGGTGGGGGTCGTTCCGGGACGTCGGCCACGCGGGGCAAGGCCGGCGCCCGCCGCAGGGGCCGCCGGCGGGGCGCCGCCGCCCGTACGGACGCGGCCGCCGCGCGCAACGCGGGACGGGCCCGGGGCGGCGCGGACAGCGAAGCCGCACGAAGCGGTCACCCCGGCGGGGACGCCGATGCCGGACGCAACGCCGGGCGGGCCGGGAGCGCACGCCGTGAGGGGGACCGGCTGCGCTTCGTGGGGGCCGCCACACGGCGGGTCGCACGGGGGATCGACCTCGACGAGATCGTGCTCGGGCTCTGCCGGGCCACCGTGCCGACCTACTCCGACGCGATCCTGGTGCATCTGCGCGACCCCCTGCCGGTGGGCGACGAGCGTCCCGTCTCGCCGTTCGTGCTGCGGCTGCGGCGTACCGACCGGCTGCGGTTAGTGGACGAGAACGGCGTCGGCGAGGCGGCCCTCGCCCCGGACGAGGACGACCTGACCCCCGAGTTCGAGCTGTGCGAGGTCCGTACCGGTGGCGAGCTGGCGGAGATCCTGCGGGGCGTACGTCCCGTCTTCTGCGACTCCGCCGCCGCCCGCGCCGCGCTCGCGGAGCTGCTCGGCCCCGACCGTGCCGTACCGTCCGGGCACCGTGCGATCCTCGCGCCGCTGCGCGGCCGGCGCCGGGTCATCGGCGCGGCCGTGTTCGTACGCGGTCCCGAGCGGCCGCCGTTCGAGCCGGACGATCTCCTCGTCGCGGCCCAGCTGGCCACCCACACCGCGCTGGGCATCGACAAGGCGGTGCTGTACGGCCGCGAGGCGTACATCGCCGACGAGCTGCAGCGCACCATGCTGCCGGACTCGCTGCCGCAGCCGACCGGTGTGAGGCTGGCCTCGCGCTATCTGCCGGCCGCCGAGACGGCCCGGGTGGGCGGCGACTGGTACGACGCGATCCCGCTGCCGGGCAGCCGGGTGGCGCTGGTCGTCGGCGATGTCATGGGGCATTCCATGACATCGGCGGCGATCATGGGGCAGCTCAGGACGACCGCGCAGACGCTGGCCGGCCTCGACCTGCCGCCGCAGGAGGTGCTGCACCATCTCGACGAGCAGGCACAGCGGCTCGGCACGGACCGCATGGCGACCTGTATGTACGCCGTGTACGACCCGGTCGCGCACCGGATCACCATCGCCAACGCCGGCCACCCGCCGCCCGTGCTGCTTCACCTGGGCGGCCGGGCCGAGGTGCTGCGCGTACCGCCGGGTGCGCCGATCGGCGTGGGCGGGGTGGATTTCGAGGCGGTGGAGCTGGACGCCCCGGCCGGGGCGACACTTCTCCTCTATACGGACGGCCTGGTCGAATCGCGCCTGCGTGACGTCTGGACCGGCATCGAGCAGTTGCGGGAGCGGCTCGCCGCGACCGCGCAGCTGACCGGTCCCGACCATCCGCCGCCGCTGGAGGCGCTCTGCGACGACGTCCTCGACGTGCTCGGCCCGGGCGACCGGGACGACGACATCGCGCTGCTCGCGGCCCGTTTCGACGGGATCGCGCCGAGTGATGTCGCGTACTGGTTCCTGGACCCGGAGGAGCAGGCCCCCGGCCGGGCCCGCCGGCTGGCCCGCCGGGCGCTGGCCCGCTGGGACCTGGAGGAGCTGACGGACTCGGTGGAGCTGCTGGTCAGCGAGGTGGTGACCAATGCCGTGCGGTACGCGTCACGGCCGGTGACGCTGCGTCTGCTGCGCACGGACGTACTGCGCTGCGAGGTCGGCGACGACTCCCCGCAGCTGCCCCGCCAGCGGCGGGCGCGTGACACGGACGAGGGCGGACGCGGATTGTTCCTGGTCAACCGGCTGGCGCGGCGGTGGGGGGCGACCCGGCTGTCGACGGGCAAGGTGGTGTGGTTCGAGCTGCCGACCCGGATGTAG
- the fomD gene encoding cytidylyl-2-hydroxypropylphosphonate hydrolase, with protein MTDSGAGKRHWAPGDHILWRYRDNVPAGGNGRIHICRPVTVVQDTDDLLAVWMAPGTECVKPVLADGTPVHEEPLATRYTAPRTTVRSRWFGSGVLKLARPGEPWSVWLFWDGGWQFRSWYVNLEEPRTRWPGGIDSEDHFLDISVYPDRSWQWRDEDEFAQAQRVGLMGPGQARRVREAGRAALDVIGSWGPPFSDGWEDWRPDPRWPVPTLPDDWDRTSAHMPS; from the coding sequence ATGACAGATTCGGGAGCGGGGAAGCGGCACTGGGCGCCAGGGGATCACATCCTCTGGCGTTATCGCGACAACGTCCCGGCCGGCGGGAATGGCCGGATTCACATCTGTCGCCCCGTCACCGTCGTCCAGGACACGGACGATCTGCTGGCGGTGTGGATGGCGCCCGGCACCGAATGCGTGAAGCCGGTGCTCGCCGACGGCACCCCTGTGCACGAGGAGCCGCTGGCCACCCGTTACACCGCCCCGCGCACCACGGTCCGCTCCCGCTGGTTCGGCAGCGGCGTGCTGAAGCTCGCCCGGCCCGGCGAACCGTGGTCCGTGTGGCTCTTCTGGGACGGGGGCTGGCAGTTCAGGAGCTGGTACGTGAACCTCGAGGAGCCCCGCACCCGCTGGCCCGGGGGCATCGACTCCGAGGACCACTTCCTCGACATCTCCGTCTACCCCGACCGCAGCTGGCAGTGGCGGGACGAGGACGAGTTCGCGCAGGCCCAGCGGGTGGGGCTGATGGGCCCCGGCCAGGCCCGGCGGGTGCGGGAGGCCGGGCGCGCGGCGCTGGACGTGATCGGGTCGTGGGGGCCGCCCTTCTCGGACGGGTGGGAGGACTGGCGGCCCGACCCCAGGTGGCCGGTACCGACCCTTCCGGACGACTGGGATCGCACCTCGGCGCATATGCCATCGTGA
- a CDS encoding class II fumarate hydratase: MSEYRIEHDSMGEVRVPATAKWRAQTQRAVENFPISGQRLERAHIEALARIKAAAAKVNAELGVLDKERADAIAAAAEEVAGGRWDDQFPVDVFQTGSGTSSNMNMNEVLATLASERLGRGVEVHPNDHVNASQSSNDVFPSSIHIAATAAVTRDLIPALDHLAAALERKAAEFADVVKSGRTHLMDATPVTLGQEFGGYAAQVRYGIERLQASLPRLAELPLGGTAVGTGINTPPGFSAAVIAEVARAIGLPLTEARDHFEAQGARDGLVETSGQLRTIAVSLTKISNDLRWMASGPRTGLAEISLPDLQPGSSIMPGKVNPVIPEAVLMVAAQVTGNDHTVAAAGAAGNFELNVMLPVIARNLLESVRLLANASRLLADRTVDGITAHAERAREYAESSPSVVTPLNKYIGYEEAAKVAKKSLAERRTIRQVVLESGYVERGDLTVEQLDEALDVLRMTRP, translated from the coding sequence ATGAGCGAGTACCGGATCGAACACGACTCGATGGGTGAGGTGCGCGTCCCCGCCACGGCGAAGTGGCGGGCCCAGACGCAGCGCGCGGTGGAGAACTTCCCCATCTCCGGGCAGCGGCTCGAACGCGCCCATATCGAGGCCCTGGCCCGTATCAAGGCCGCGGCGGCCAAGGTCAACGCGGAGCTCGGCGTACTGGACAAGGAACGGGCGGACGCCATCGCCGCGGCCGCCGAGGAGGTCGCGGGCGGCCGCTGGGACGACCAGTTCCCTGTGGACGTCTTCCAGACGGGCTCCGGCACGTCCTCCAACATGAACATGAACGAGGTGCTCGCCACCCTGGCGAGCGAGCGCCTCGGCCGGGGCGTCGAGGTCCACCCCAACGACCACGTCAACGCCTCGCAGTCGTCCAACGACGTCTTCCCGTCCTCCATCCATATCGCCGCGACCGCGGCCGTCACCCGCGACCTCATCCCCGCCCTCGACCACCTGGCGGCAGCGCTGGAGCGCAAGGCGGCGGAGTTCGCGGACGTCGTCAAGTCGGGCCGTACGCACCTGATGGACGCGACCCCGGTGACGCTCGGTCAGGAGTTCGGCGGGTACGCCGCACAGGTGCGGTACGGAATCGAGCGTCTCCAGGCGTCGCTCCCGCGCCTGGCCGAACTTCCCCTCGGGGGCACCGCGGTCGGCACCGGCATCAACACTCCGCCCGGCTTCTCCGCCGCCGTCATCGCCGAGGTCGCCCGCGCCATCGGGCTGCCGCTCACCGAGGCCCGTGACCACTTCGAGGCGCAGGGCGCGCGGGACGGGCTCGTCGAGACCAGCGGGCAGCTCCGCACGATCGCGGTCTCGCTCACCAAGATCTCCAACGATCTGCGCTGGATGGCGTCGGGACCGCGCACCGGACTGGCCGAGATCAGCCTTCCCGACCTCCAGCCCGGCTCGTCCATCATGCCCGGCAAGGTCAATCCGGTGATCCCCGAGGCGGTGCTGATGGTCGCCGCCCAGGTGACCGGCAACGACCACACCGTCGCGGCGGCCGGTGCCGCCGGCAACTTCGAGCTCAATGTGATGCTGCCGGTCATCGCCAGGAATCTGCTGGAGTCGGTCCGGCTGCTCGCCAACGCCTCCCGGCTGCTGGCGGACCGTACCGTCGACGGCATCACGGCCCATGCGGAACGCGCCCGCGAGTACGCCGAGTCGTCGCCGTCCGTCGTCACCCCGCTCAACAAGTACATCGGCTACGAGGAGGCCGCGAAGGTCGCCAAGAAGTCCCTCGCCGAACGCAGGACGATCCGTCAGGTGGTGCTGGAGTCCGGGTATGTCGAGCGGGGAGACCTCACGGTCGAGCAGCTCGACGAAGCACTCGACGTGCTGCGGATGACACGGCCGTAA